From the Daphnia magna isolate NIES linkage group LG3, ASM2063170v1.1, whole genome shotgun sequence genome, one window contains:
- the LOC116919624 gene encoding COP9 signalosome complex subunit 3, producing MYDVCPSIDRFSKTRKEKYLQTTTSSMFLPANSNMASSLEHFVNSVRNLSGEGSWRELYEFLGKSPDVLMRNSEHLDTVLDTLDPQQHSLGVLAIYMVKFMILNQSAVQNQGILVPEPEILINQVSQFITVCNGEQIRCAPDSFAELCNQFTQCLVEQEMPARGIVPLSKAIRKARMNETQLTSIHTNLLQLCLMAQNLKPALEFLNVDISEINSENGYFDAKHFLLYYYYGGVINMACKNFERALYSFEVALTTPSSAVSHIMLESYKKYILVSLILHGKVAPLPKYTSQVVNRLLKPMSAIYHEITTVFATNKPTSLELVLQKHRDVLQRENNWGLAKQVQQSLYKKIIQRLTQTFLTLSLSDMALRVQLPNVVEAEKLVLTMIEDGDIYASISQKDGMVLFHDNPDKYDSTSTVERVQKEVNICIELDMQVQKMEEAICTNPVFVKKASGAIDEDDGGRSSATSALQGAATKVPSFSM from the exons ATGTATGATGTATGTCCCTCTATTGATAGATTTTCGAAAACTAGAAAAGAGAAATACTTGCAGACGACGACATCTTCTATGTTTCTCCCTGCAAATTCGAACATGGCGTCATCATTGGAACATTTTGTAAATTCTGTTCGTAATCTTTCCGGCGAAG GAAGTTGGAGAGAACTCTACGAGTTCTTAGGAAAATCTCCAGATGTGCTCATGAGGAATTCCGAACATTTAGACACCGTTCTGGATACACTTGACCCGCAACAACACAGTCTTGGTGTTTTAGCCATTTACATGGTGAAGTTTATGATTTTGAACCAAAGTGCAGTCCAAAATCAAGGAATACTAGTTCCTGAACCAGAAATCCTCATTAACCAAGTCAGTCAGTTCATTACAGTTTGCAATGGTGAACAAATACGGTGTGCTCCTGATTCAT TTGCTGAGCTGTGTAACCAGTTTACCCAATGCCTAGTGGAGCAAGAGATGCCTGCCAGGGGCATTGTTCCTCTTTCCAAAGCCATACGCAAAGCTAGAATGAATGAAACTCAGTTAACTTCTATCCACACGAACCTTCTTCAACTGTGTCTCATGGCACAAAATTTAAAACCGGCATTAGAATTTTTGAATGTTGATATATCTGAAATCAATTCTGAG AATGGTTATTTTGATGCCAAACATTTTCTgctgtattattattatggtGGAGTTATCAATATGGCTTGCAAAAACTTCGAACGGGCCTTATATTCATTCGAAGTCGCTCTGACAACACCGTCTTCAGCTGTTTCTCACATCATGCTAGAATCGTACAAGAAGTATATACTCGTATCACTCATCCTCCACGGAAAG GTGGCACCCCTTCCCAAATACACGTCTCAAGTGGTTAATCGGCTCCTGAAACCCATGAGCGCCATCTATCATGAAATAACTACGGTGTTTGCGACCAACAAACCGACATCGCTGGAACTTGTCCTCCAAAAACACCGAGACGTGTTGCAGCGAGAAAACAACTGGGGTTTGGCCAAACAAGTACAACAATCACTCTACAAGAAGATTATACAGCGATTGACGCAAACTTTCTTGACACTTTCGCTCAGCGATATGGCTCTACGAGTTCAACTGCCCAACGTCGTGGAAGCGGAAAAACTGGTCTTGACCATG ATTGAGGACGGAGACATCTATGCCAGTATTAGCCAGAAGGACGGCATGGTATTGTTTCACGACAATCCGGACAAATACGATAGCACTAGCACTGTGGAACGCGTTCAGAAGGAG GTCAACATTTGCATTGAGCTGGACATGCAGGTGCAGAAAATGGAGGAAGCAATTTGCACGAACCCAGTTTTCGTGAAGAAGGCGTCAGGTGCCATTGATGAGGACGATGGAGGGAGGAGTTCCGCTACTTCAGCGCTTCAGGGTGCAGCAACCAAAGTCCCCTCCTTCTCCATGTGA
- the LOC116919625 gene encoding evolutionarily conserved signaling intermediate in Toll pathway, mitochondrial, with amino-acid sequence MAVNFGLRVKRIWQKSFPQICMYKFSGIYVRHIHKNSSYCRSKEPNQLVVTSSTFNAPEGDRNKDTFLEAVKIYTTRPGPRRSQVEFIYSALKHMEEFGVHRDLQAYKEIIDILPKGTYIPTNMFQAEFMHYPKQQQCIIDVLEQMEDNGVCPDAETDAMVLNIFGRHGFPTKKLRRMTYWMPKFKNLSPWALPEKIPTSNLEVAKLAVQRMGSVDPATEMEIFQTSELRDAIDDTWIVSGQSATQRELLAKLQEKKTVFVEGAFPIWLRRTSINYFILRSDPEPLSEEDQKQRAQFDYDDVSQLRSWILGQENLTRKDIIIEPSVHEQEDGTILAVAVTGTCSKDSLLSWIRFLEKKNPNLANLSILFATNSPLGEVIPAIESSVPVNTVKKITDTSDL; translated from the exons ATGGCAGTGAACTTTGGTTTAAGAGTTAAAAGAATTTGGCAGAAAAGTTTTCCACAAATCTGTATGTACAAGTTTTCTGGCATATACGTGCGTCACATTCATAAGAACAGTTCATATTGTCGAAGCAAAGAGCCAAACCAGCTGGTTGTTACATCATCTACGTTTAATGCCCCAGAAGGAGATAGAAATAAAGACACATTCTTAGAAGCTGTTAAAATATATACAACTAGGCCAGGACCACGTCGTTCACAAGtggaatttatttattctgcTCTGAAGCACATGGAAGAGTTTGGAGTTCATCGTGACCTACAAGCATATAAAGAAATTATTGATATTTTACCAAAGGGTACATATATTCCAACAAATATGTTTCAGGCAGAGTTTATGCACTATCCAAAGCAACAGCAATGTATAATTGATGTTCTGGAACAGATGGAAGACAATG GTGTGTGTCCAGATGCAGAAACCGACGCTATGGTCCTTAACATTTTTGGCCGCCATGGATTCCCGACGAAGAAACTTAGAAGAATGACTTACTGGATGCCAAAATTTAAGAACCTGTCTCCATGGGCACTCCCAGAAAAGATCCCCACTTCTAATCTTGAAGTAGCAAAACTTGCTGTCCAGAGAATGGGTAGTGTTGATCCAGCCACAGAGATggaaatttttcaaacaagTGAATTGAGAGACGCCATCGACGATACTTGGATTGTTAGTGGTCAGAGCGCTACACAAAGGGAACTTTTGGCAAAActccaagaaaagaaaacagtcTTTGTTGAAGGAGCATTCCCAATATGGTTAAGAAGAACTAGTATAAACTACTTTATTTTACGTTCTGACCCTGAACCCCTATCAGAAGAAGACCAGAAGCAAAGAGCTCAATTCGACTATGATG ATGTCAGTCAGTTGCGTTCATGGATATTAGGACAAGAAAACCTTACTCGAAAAGACATTATTATTGAGCCTTCAGTCCACGAACAAGAAGACGG GACGATCCTGGCTGTAGCTGTAACAGGCACTTGCTCGAAGGACTCTCTTCTTTCTTGGATTcggtttttagaaaaaaagaatccaaaCTTAGCAAATCTTAGTATCTTATTCGCAACAAACTCTCCTTTGG gTGAAGTTATACCAGCAATCGAGTCTAGTGTGCCTGTAAACACAGTTAAGAAAATAACGGATACTTCTGACTTGTGA
- the LOC116919623 gene encoding probable flavin-containing monoamine oxidase A — translation MDEVKLPNEVKECDIIIIGCGLSGMTAAYEILKLEPSIKLFLLEAKDRIGGRTLTNEINIGGGQKEKFDLGGQWVASSQPDILEMLEELNIKTYPQFINGTKIMQVGHGNVIRTYKSDIPSLGSYWGVIELQLFIWKAEKLAKQISIEDPYLWDKAQEYDAMTMETFVRNNARSQSVRDTIQAACRSVIGADLDRVSALFFLAYANSAGGIMKLLMATENGAQELRVKGGTQQISEILADRVGRENVQLNQPVSAIYQDQTEFVTVHTLTGKIFRARHVIASIPPNCITRIQFSPPLSEDRKLLMDNMPVGHLTKFIITYDKTFWRENGFSGEIVSNGGGPLLTCSTGPISVVYDATTDKNVPALVGFIAGRPGVEWHRQTAEERRSSILGCLSEFFGSWALQPTSFTEKVWADEEYNGGCPVCFGVPGVMFTFSALRRPHGRIHWCGTETSTHWAGYLNGAVQSGRRAACEVMKLNGKNVTQLEKLVSRKPSADVDPPYSFPSLLTPIVVFLAVLAAFFSVYFF, via the exons atggatgaagTTAAACTGCCTAATGAGGTAAAAGAATGTGACATTATCATTATTGGTTGTGGTCTTTCAGGAATGACAGCTGCATATGAAATCTTAAAATTAGAACCAAGTATTAAGCTGTTTCTTTTAGAGGCTAAAG ACCGCATAGGAGGAAGGACTCTTACTAATGAAATCAATATTGGAGGaggacagaaagaaaaatttgatctTGGAGGACAGTGGGTAGCCTCAAGTCAGCCAGACATTTTAGAAATGCTTGAAGAACTCAACATAAAAACATATCCCCAGTTTATTAATGGGACTAAAATTATGCAAGTTGGCCATGGTAATGTAATACGGACTTACAAGTCTGACATTCCCAGTCTTGGATCTTATTGGGGTGTTATTGAATTACAGCTGTTTATTTGGAAA GCTGAAAAGTTAGCCAAACAAATAAGCATTGAAGATCCATATTTATGGGATAAAGCCCAAGAATACGATGCAATGACAATGGAAACGTTTGTCCGGAACAATGCCCGTTCTCAAAGTGTACGAGACACCATTCAGGCCGCTTGCCGCTCTGTGATAG GAGCTGACCTAGATCGTGTTTCAGCACTTTTCTTCCTTGCGTATGCTAATTCAGCTGGGGGTATCATGAAGCTTCTGATGGCAACAGAGAATGGTGCGCAAGAACTTCGCGTAAAA GGAGGCACACAACAGATTAGTGAAATTTTAGCCGATCGCGTTGGCAGAGAAAATGTTCAACTGAACCAACCAGTGTCAGCTATTTATCAAGATCAAACGGAATTTGTTACGGTTCACACTTTGACGGGAAAGATTTTCAG GGCCCGACATGTAATTGCGAGTATTCCTCCCAATTGCATAACGCGCATTCAGTTCTCACCACCGCTGTCTGAGGATCGCAAGCTTTTAATGGACAATATGCCTGTAGGGCATTTGACAAAGTTCATTATAACTTATGACAAG ACGTTCTGGCGCGAAAACGGATTTTCTGGCGAAATCGTCAGTAACGGTGGTGGGCCATTATTAACATGTAGTACGGGTCCAATCAGCGTTGTTTACGATGCGACTACTGACAAAAACGTGCCTGCTCTCGTGGGATTTATAGCAGGAAGGCCGGGAGTTGAATGGCATCGTCAAACG GCGGAGGAACGTCGCTCGTCTATTCTTGGTTGTCTTTCTGAATTCTTTGGATCTTGGGCATTGCAACCAACTAGCTTTACTGAGAAGGTATGGGCTGATGAAGAATACAATGGAGGTTGTCCCGTCTGCTTTGGCGTTCCAGGAGTAATGTTCACTTTCAGCGCTCTTCGTCGTCCTCATGGTAGAATTCACTGGTGCGGGACGGAAACATCTACGCACTGGGCTGGGTATTTAAATGGTGCTGTACAGTCTGGAAGACGTGCAGCTTGTGAAGTCATGAAATTGAACGGAAAAAATGTCACTCAGTTGGAAAAACTAGTTTCTAGAAAACCATCTGCAGACGTAGATCCACCATACTCTTTTCCTAGTCTATTGACTCCAATTGTTGTCTTTCTTGCCGTCCTCGCGGCTTTCTTTtctgtttactttttttaa
- the LOC116919626 gene encoding fringe glycosyltransferase → MSYQVSKMRLTLRRILQALFLALLFSFSTLAMLRTFAATSSRSATMMEHASAIKEEPPWIKTFVGFWPDRSLRSVFDEEGKEFTAPVVDDNAIEFERAISTTTSTTTTATSKPQTSLDDIFISVKTTKNFHATRLDVIIKTWFTLAREQTWFFTDSDDEEYSEKTHNHLINTGCSASHNRMALCCKMAVEFDTFLESNKRWFCHFDDDNYVNVPQLVRMLQKHDWTDDWYLGKPSIKAPLEILDREHMPQKISFWFATGGAGFCLSRSLGLKMKPLASGGKFISIGDKIRLPDDVTMGYIVEHLLSKQLTVVEEFHSHLEPMKFLKQSHLAEQITFSYSHYGPEMNVLSLNGFNNQIDPYRFLSLHCNLYPNFSFCPR, encoded by the exons ATGAGCTATCAAGTTTCGAAAATGCGTTTAACGCTTAGAAGAATCCTGCAAGCCCTGTTTTTAGCTTTATTATTTTCGTTTTCGACACTGGCAATGCTTCGGACTTTCGCTGCCACTTCAAGCCGTTCTGCAACGATGATGGAGCATGCTTCTGCAATAAAAGAAGAACCGCCATGGATCAAAACTTTTGTGGGATTTTGGCCAGATCGATCTCTGAGATCTGTGTTTgacgaagaaggaaaagagtTCACGGCGCCAGTTGTAGATGACAATGCGATTGAGTTCGAAAGAGCAATATCAACAACTACATCCACGACGACGACTGCGACTAGTAAACCACAAACGTCACTAGACGATATTTTTATCAGTGTAAAAACTACCAAGAATTTTCACGCCACACGACTCGATGTCATCATCAAGACATGGTTCACACTTGCTCGCGAACAG ACTTGGTTCTTTACCGACTCCGATGACGAAGAATACAGCGAGAAAACTCACAATCATTTGATCAACACTGGGTGCTCGGCTTCCCACAATCG GATGGCATTGTGTTGCAAAATGGCTGTTGAGTTTGACACCTTCCTCGAGAGCAACAAACG gTGGTTTTGTCATTTTGACGACGACAACTACGTCAACGTACCCCAATTGGTTCGCATGCTACAAAAGCACGACTGGACGGACGATTGGTACCTCGGCAAACCAAGTATTAAAGCCCCACTGGAAATCTTGGACCGCGAACACATGCCG CAAAAGATTTCATTTTGGTTCGCTACAGGAGGAGCTGGATTTTGTTTAAGTCGTTCACTAGGCTTGAAAATGAAACCGCTTGCCAG TGGCGGGAAGTTCATCAGTATTGGTGATAAAATTCGGCTGCCCGATGATGTGACTATG GGCTACATTGTTGAGCATCTTCTCAGCAAACAACTTACGGTGGTAGAAGAATTCCACTCACATTTGGAACCAATGAAATTTCTTAAACAATCGCATCTTGCAGAACAA atcaCCTTCAGTTACTCGCATTACGGACCCGAAATGAATGTACTTAGTTTGAATGGTTTCAACAATCAAATCGACCCGTATAGGTTTTTATCCCTACATTGCAATTTGTATCCAAACTTCAGCTTCTGCCCTCGGTAG